GCCCTATGACGTCAGCCACCAAGCAACGCCAACCTGAGATCTGCGAGTTCATGCCCGCAGACTACTTTGCACGTCTGGATACAAAGGACATCTTTGCAGACGGCAAACCGCTCGAAGTCGATCTCGGCACCGGCGATGGCACTTTCCTCATCAAAATGGCCCAACACTATACCGATCACAATTTTCTCGGTGTAGAGCGCCTGCTTGGCCGCGTAAAGAAAGTCTGCCGTAAGGCGAGGAACAACGAACTGACCAACTGCAAAGTCCTGCGTCTGGAGTCCAAGTACGTGGTCGAATGGCTGCTGCCTGAGGAATCCGTGGACCGCATGCACTTACTGTGCCCAGATCCCTGGCCTAAGGAGCGCCATCACAAGCGCCGTCTCGTCCAGCAGGAGTTCCTTGAGGCCGTATTCAGAGCACTCAAACCAGGCGGCGAGTTCTGCTTCAAGACGGACCACCCGGAATACTTCGATTGGGTGGTTGACGAAATCAATACCTTTGGAAAGTTCCAGCAGTTGGACTGGCCTGAGGACGCCTTCTACTACCCGAAAACCGACTTCCAGGTGCAATGGGAAGCTGAAGGCAAGACCCTGCAACGCATCCGCGTGCAGAAACCGTAGCGTTTCCCAATACCCCGCCTCACATTTTCTCAGACAGAGTTTTTCTCCCATTTCATTATGAAAACAGAAGCCATAACCAAGTACCGTCCATTTCCTAGAGTGGACTTACCAGACCGTACCTGGCCAGACCAGGAAATCACCACAGCTCCAATCTGGTGCTCCGTGGACCTACGCGATGGTAACCAAGCACTACCGCAGCCGATGTCGATCGAAGAGAAACTAGAGTTCTTCGATCTCCTCTGCCGCATTGGCTTCAAGCAAATCGAAATCGGCTTCCCATCCGCAGCCGACACGGAGTTCAATTTCTGCCGCCGCCTGATTGAGGAAAACCGCATCCCGGAGGATGTGACCATCCAGATTTTGGTGCAGACACGTGAGCACCTCATCCGCCGTTCCTTTGAGGCGATCAAAGGAGCCAAGCGTGCCATCGTGCACATCTACAACTCCACCTCTCCACTGCAGCGCCGTATCACGTTCTCGGATGCGTCCCGTGAAGCGATTCGTGATATTGCCATCGCAGGTGCAGAACTCGTGAAGAGCCTGGTGCCTACGATTCCTGAAACAGAGGTCGTCCTACAATATTCTCCGGAGTCCTTCTCCGATACCGAGCTGGATTTCTCCCTTGAGTGCTGCAATGCCGTCATCGACATATGGCAACCAACGGCGGAGAAGCGTATGATCATCAACCTGCCGGACACGGTCCAGTGGACTACCCCAAACGTCCACGCAGACCAAATCGAGTGGATGTGCCGTCATCTGCATAAGCGTGATTTCATCGACGTATCACTGCATACCCACAATGACCGAGGCACAGGCACCGCAGCCACTGAGCTTGGCCTTATGGCTGGTGCTGACCGTGTAGAGGGTACTCTTTTCGGAAATGGCGAACGCACCGGCAACCTGGATATTGCCAATGTGGCTCTCAACATGAATGCGCATGGCATCGCCACTGGCCTGGACTTCACAGACCTTCCGTCTATCCGTGCCGTCTATGAGCGCATTACCCGCATGACCGTGGCCGAGCGTCACCCTTATGCAGGTGAACTCGTCTTCACCGCATTCTCCGGATCGCACCAGGACGCCATCAAGAAAGGCATGGACCGCCGCAGCCGTGAGATTATGGAAGACCCGAATCTCGCTTGGGGCGTACCGTATCTCACCATCGATCCTCAAGACGTTGGCCGCTCC
This sequence is a window from Rubritalea squalenifaciens DSM 18772. Protein-coding genes within it:
- the trmB gene encoding tRNA (guanosine(46)-N7)-methyltransferase TrmB; protein product: MTSATKQRQPEICEFMPADYFARLDTKDIFADGKPLEVDLGTGDGTFLIKMAQHYTDHNFLGVERLLGRVKKVCRKARNNELTNCKVLRLESKYVVEWLLPEESVDRMHLLCPDPWPKERHHKRRLVQQEFLEAVFRALKPGGEFCFKTDHPEYFDWVVDEINTFGKFQQLDWPEDAFYYPKTDFQVQWEAEGKTLQRIRVQKP
- the leuA gene encoding 2-isopropylmalate synthase, whose amino-acid sequence is MKTEAITKYRPFPRVDLPDRTWPDQEITTAPIWCSVDLRDGNQALPQPMSIEEKLEFFDLLCRIGFKQIEIGFPSAADTEFNFCRRLIEENRIPEDVTIQILVQTREHLIRRSFEAIKGAKRAIVHIYNSTSPLQRRITFSDASREAIRDIAIAGAELVKSLVPTIPETEVVLQYSPESFSDTELDFSLECCNAVIDIWQPTAEKRMIINLPDTVQWTTPNVHADQIEWMCRHLHKRDFIDVSLHTHNDRGTGTAATELGLMAGADRVEGTLFGNGERTGNLDIANVALNMNAHGIATGLDFTDLPSIRAVYERITRMTVAERHPYAGELVFTAFSGSHQDAIKKGMDRRSREIMEDPNLAWGVPYLTIDPQDVGRSYEAIIRINSQSGKGGIAYILDREHGFDLPKTMHPQVGKRIYDLADEMGQELSPDEIREAFFRFFVNLESPLQLVDYELDHHAGTKGEVACTATVIINGEEKEIRGIGNGPINSFVHALDEAGLKQFNLVDYRSHAVRGGSDSDSAAYIQLQGKDGNIVWGCGVDPSIEMAGLKALVSAWNLLEK